The sequence below is a genomic window from Sneathiella sp. P13V-1.
TGCTCATCAAAGAGGGCTTTGAAACGATCTACCGGACCGACACGCATATGATGCTCACAGTGGGAGCATACATTCTGATTTGCGGTCAGTTCATTGTGAAACAGCATCTGCCCACATTCTGGACATTTCACCCAGAGATTGTCGGGGGTGTCCTTGGATGCCGCAAGGTTTCTGATTTTCGGAAGAACTTTGTTAGTAAGCCAGTTCATCTAGGGTTCCTGTCAATTTTTAGTCACGCTCTGCACACCGGCAGATAGTTCTTGGGCCAGCTCAGTTACAGATGAGACGGCCTCTTCTGGGGTTGTTGCATTTGCCACGCGTTCAACCAATGCTGTGCCTACGACAGCGGCATCGGCGATTTTGGCGATCTCAGCCGCCTGCTCACCCCGTCGAATGCCAAATCCAACGGCGATCGGAAGGTCAGTCGCTTTTCGGATCCGCTCCAGCGCTTTCGCAACATCCTTCGGCTCAGGCGCTGCGGCCCCCGTTGTTCCGGCAATCGATACATAATATAGGAAGCCAGAGCTGTTATGTACAACCGCTGGCAAACGTTTATCATCTGTTGTCGGTGTTGCAAGACGAATAAAGTTAATCCCGGCCTCACGTGCAGGGATGCAAAGTTCTTCATCTTCTTCTGAGGGAAGATCAACGATGATTAACCCGTCCACACCGGCTTCAACCGCGTCTTTCAGGAATACATCCACCCCGTAGGAATAAACAGGGTTGTAATATCCCATCAGAACAATAGGGGTCTCGTTATCTTCTTTGCGGAAGTCAGCGATGAGCCTCAGGGTATTCTTTAAGGATCCGCCTGATGCTAATGAGCGAAGACCTGCGGCCTGAATAGCCGGACCATCGGCCATAGGATCGGTGAAAGGCATACCGACTTCAATGACGTCTGCACCTGACTTTGCAAGGCCTTTTACAATCGCGAGAGAAGTGTCGTAATCCGGATCGTTGGCCATGATATAGCTGACAAAAGCGGCGCGGCCTTCTTTTTTCAGCGCGGCAAAGCGGCGGTCAATACGGGTTTCAATCACAGTTCTACTCCCAACGCGTCGGCAACGGTAAAGATGTCTTTGTCGCCCCGGCCGGAAAGGTTGACCACGATGATATGATCCTTCGGCTTGTTCGGGGCCAGTTTTTCAAGATAGGCGAGCGCGTGACTGGATTCCAGCGCTGGAATAATCCCCTCAAGACGGCAGCAAAGCTGGAACGCTTCCAACGCTTCGTCATCGGTCGCGCTTACATATTCAACGCGCCCCGTATCATTGAGCCATGAATGTTCCGGACCGATGCCCGGATAATCAAGACCGGCAGAAATGGAGTGGGCTTCGATAATCTGACCATCATCATCTTGCAGCAGATAGGTGCGGTTACCGTGAAGAACACCCGGGCGGCCGCCTTTCAGCGATGCAGCGTGCTTGTCGGTGTCCAGACCTTTACCCGCGGCCTCAACACCGTAGATGTCGATTTTTTCATCATCCAGGAACGGATGGAACAGGCCCATAGCGTTAGATCCACCACCAATGCAGGCCAGAAGCGTATCCGGCAGTCGGCCTTCCAGTTTCATGATCTGGCTGCGCACTTCTTCGCCGATGACATTCTGGAAGTCACGTACCAGCTGTGGGTAAGGGTGAGGGCCGGCAACAGTGCCAATAATATAGAAAGTATCATCTACATTGGTCACCCAGTCACGAAGCGCTTCGTTCATGGCATCTTTCAAGGTGCTGGAGCCTGACGTTACCGGAATAACTTCCGCGCCCATCAGTTTCATGCGAAACACGTTTGGTTGCTGGCGGGCGATATCTGTGGCGCCCATATAAATGGTGCAAGGCAGACCAAAGCGGGCCGCAACAGTTGCGGTGGCCACACCATGCTGACCGGCACCGGTTTCCGCAATAATGCGTTTCTTGCCCATACGAAGGGCCAGCAGGATCTGCCCCATGCAGTTATTGATCTTGTGCGCCCCTGTGTGGTTCAGATCTTCCCGTTTCAGGTAGATCTTGGCACCGCCGAAATGTTCCGTCAGGCGTTCTGCAAAATAAAGCGGGCTTTCACGGCCCACATAATGTTTCAGCAGACCGTTCAATTGTTCGGCAAATTCCGGATCTTTCTTTGACGCTTCATAAGCGTCGTTCAGTTCCAGAATAAGAGGCATCAGGGTTTCAGCAACAAACTGGCCGCCGAAAATACCAAAATGGCCTGTCTCGTCAGGTCCCGCCCGATATGTATTTAACTGCTGTGACATATTTAATCCAATTCCATCACTATATACTGTGCACCTTCTGGACAAAGTCCCGGATCATGTCCGGGTCTTTGACACCAGCCCAGAACTCGGCTCCAGACGAGGTATCCACGATAGTTGCACCGCTGATTTCTACAGCTTGTTCCACATTTTCTGTATCCAGTCCACCTGCCAGCATCCAGGGAAGCGGGAACTCTCTATTTTGCAGCATCCGCCAGTCAAAAACGAGCCCATTTCCACCCGGTAGCGCATTTTTCAGGTCTTTTGGCGCCTTCGCATCAAACAGCAGCATGTCACAGACGGAAAAGTAACTTTTCGCAGCATCAAGATCCGCTTCTTCTGCAATTTTAAGGGCCTTCATAACCTGACTTTGCGACAGAGATTTAATCTCTGCCACACGGTCCGGTGTTTCGCTGCCATGCAGTTGAAGGATATCTGGTTGTACGTGTTTCATGACCTCAAGGATCAGGTCATCATCCGCATCTACAAGAAGGGCCACTTTTTTAACGTGAGCGGGTACCGTGGAGGCAAGTTGTCCCGCTTGTTCAGGTGTGACAGAGCGAGGGCTTTTGGGGAAAAAAACAAACCCCACGTAATCTACATCGACATCCACAGCAACCTGAAGGTTGGTGAAATCGGAAAGGCCGCAGATTTTTACCGCAACGTGACCCATTTAGGACAGGCTTTCCAGAACGTCGGTGACCGCCTTTTTCGGATCCACAGCCGCAGCAATCGGGCGACCGATAACCAGATAATCTGCCCCATCATTCAGGGCTTCTGGCGGTGTTTTTACGCGCTTTTGGTCGCCATGGTCGCTGCCTGCCGGGCGAATACCTGGGACCACCAGTTTGAAATCCGGACCAAATTCACGGCGAAGGGCGGCAATTTCAAGGGGGCTGCAGATGACGCCATCTGCGCCGTTTTCCTTGGCGAGAGCCGCAAGGCGAAGTACTTGATCGCTGGCCTGATCATTAACACCTACCGCGTTAAGGTCAGCATCATCCATGCTGGTCAGAACCGTAACGGCGAGGATCCAGGGCGCACTTGCGCCAAATTCTGCGGCTGCATCGGCGGCGGCACGGATCATGGCCGGTCCCCCACTTGCGTGGATGGTCATCATGTTCGGACTCATGGTCTGTGTGGCGGCGCGAACGGCGCCTGCAACCGTATTTGGAATGTCGTGAAACTTCAGATCCAGAAATAGCGGGGTTTTGTTGCCCACAACCTTCATGATCCCCTCCGGCCCGAAGGCGGTGAAGAACTCTTTTCCAAGTTTGATACCACCGGTCAGGCCATCGATCGCATTTGCCACGTCTTTGGCGGCGCTCAGGTCGTTTTTGTCGATCGCGGTGAAGACCGGATTGGAAGGTATCTGTCTCATGAAGGATGCTCAATTTTGTCTAAATGGCAAAAAGTCACTGGATAATAGCCATTTTCGCATGAAAGTGAAGCGATAGAAGGGGAAAATGGCAAAATTGTGAAATATGAGCAAAAACGGCAGAATCCTGATCAGGCTCTGCCGAATTATTCAGAAAACAGACGGTGGTTTTTTAAATTTACGGGGTAAACTTCGTCTTCTCACCACCACCACGAGAGGCGTCACTCCAGAAACCACTTTTCATCCGCTCGCTATATTGGATCAGGTTTGGAGATTTCTTCAAAATTTCCAAAAGACGCGTTTGTGTCGGATCATAAAGGATGTTTGCTAGAAGCCCATAAGCGGAAGCATCGGTTAGCGTTGGGCTATCACCCAGAAAATAAGTGCCCTCTCCAAGAATAGTGGAAAGTGTGTTTAAGTCATCTTCTGCCATCTGATAAATCTCATCCCGCGTATGCCGGGCAATGCCTTGGGATTTAAGAAGGGCCCCCATGGCTTTATGCGCTTTGTTGGAAATGAAGCCCCGAATAAAGAAGGGAACACCAGAGAAGACAAGCTTCTTAAAGGGCTCCCACCCTACAGGATCTGCCCATCTGGAATAGACAAGAATAAAATAGAGATGTTCTTCGACCATCCGACGCACAAGCAGGCCCTTTGCTTTGTCTTCGGGATTGAGGCCTTCTTCCTTTAGGCCGTGTTTGGCTTGGAGCGCCTCAATAATAAGCTCGCTATCTCCCATTACCTGATTGTCAAAAGAAACGAATGGGACCTTTCCCTTTGGACCCATCTTCATCGGAGAAAACTCTACATCGTAGGGTAGTTTGTTCATCCGAAGCCATGTTTCGAGTTTCAGGCCGAACGGGCTTGGTTGCATATTTATAAAAGCCGGGAATTGGTGCACGGTGAGGGGGGCTGACATTTGGTATCCTTTCAAAGTCTCGCGCTGTTGTGATCAGTTCTGAGCTTGATATCAGACCCCAACTGACAACATACTGTCAGTAATGTTCATCAAGGATCAAAACTCATGCGCCGTGCGGATCGCTTATTTCAGCTTATCCAAATCCTGCAACGTCAAGACGGTATTGTGACAGCGGACAAACTGGCAGAAGAGATGGAGCTGTCGGAGAGAACCATCTACCGGTATATCCAGGATCTGATCGCCAATCGTGTTCCCATAAAAGGGGAGCGCGGCGTTGGTTATATGTTGGACAAAGGCTATGACATGCCGCCTCTGATGTTCACCGAAGAAGAAATTGATGCGCTTATGCTTGGGGCCAGCTGGGTCGTCAATAATGGGGATCCCCATATCAAAAGGGCGGCGTCCGACATCCTGAAAAAGGTTGAGGCGGTCTTACCCGCTGATCGGCGGTCCTTAATGCAGAAGGCTCGGCAGGTTGTCCCCATTGTGGAGAGCGCCCCTGAGATTTCGATTTCCATGCCAGAAGTGAGGCAAGCCATTCGAGAGCAAAAAAAGGCCCGCACCAAGTATGTGAGAGAAGATGGCGCAGCGTCGGAGCGTATCCTGTATCCGCTGCTGACGGTGTTTTTTCAGAACATTCAGTTGCTGGTTTGCTGGTGTGAATTGCGTCAGAGCTTTCGCAATTTCAGAATGGACCGGTTTCAGGAATTTGAAATGCTGGAAGAGGGTTTTCCAGCAAATGTTGCGAGGGATCTGGATGTTTACCTTAAGCGGCAGCGCCAAGCGACAGAAGAAAATCAGACCTAAAGAACAAAGCCTTATGCAGCAGAATCTTTTCGATGGTCCGCCAGTTTTAAAAGGTGGTCTGCGTCTTTGGCGATGGCTGCATCCTGCGCGGCCATTTCTCGCTCAAGCCGGCTAACCACACCTTTCAGGCGGAGGACTTCCTGCTTGTTGGCGCGATTTTCACGGCGCGCTTTACCGTCCGCCATCCAAGTTCTGAAAGCGCCGAGGATAACCCCCAGAAAGCCACCAGAGAGGATGAGAATGAAGAGGGGAATATCCATAACAAAAGGCAGAGGAAACAAAGAGAAGGTCACCGTGTCCCTGTTTCCGATGCTCAGTGTAATAATGATCAGACCCAAGATAGCGAGAAACGCCCAGGAGATATATTTCACGATCACTGCCTTTAAATAAGTACTTTGGTTGGTCAGATCTTACGGGGGTTTATTTGCTGTTCAAGCGCTCCCGAAGTTCTTTTCCGCATTTGAAGTAAGGTACATATTTCTTTTCAACCTGCACTGCTTCGCCTGTGCGTGGGTTACGTCCCACACGGGCGGCGCGCTCTTTGGTTGAAAAAGCACCAAAACCTCTAAGCTCGACCCGGTCACCCCGTGCCATCGCGTCAGAGATTTCATCAAAAATTGTCGTCACAATCTGCTCTACGTCCCGCAGATACAGATTTGGGTTTTTTTCCGCGAGAAGTGCAATCAGTTCCGACTTAATCATTCTACGTGCCCCCAATCGTCTGTTGTAATACAGCGGTTTTTTATAATTCAGTTCCTGTTGGCACTAGGGTGCCAAAGCGAAACAAGTCCGTCAAGTGTAAGCCGTTCAGATATAACGCTTTTCCCTAACATTCCTTCCAAAAGCTGGTCTACAAGCCCTTTTGGTGGCCCATATTCATGGATCAGTGTGGGAAGATGTCCGGGAATCTGCCTGTCCGATTCCAGCCAGCGCCGCGCTTCATAGAGGCCACCAAGCTGATCGATCAGGCCATTTGTCACGGCTTTTTTACCAATATAAATGCCACCATTGGCAAGTGCTTCTGCCTCTTCGCGGCTAATCGGGCGTCTCTCTGTCACCAGATCCACAAACCACTCGTGGGTTGAAGAGACCATTTCCTGCAAGTTCGCCCGGCCTGCAGCTGACAAAGGCTTAAACGGTG
It includes:
- the trpA gene encoding tryptophan synthase subunit alpha, whose protein sequence is METRIDRRFAALKKEGRAAFVSYIMANDPDYDTSLAIVKGLAKSGADVIEVGMPFTDPMADGPAIQAAGLRSLASGGSLKNTLRLIADFRKEDNETPIVLMGYYNPVYSYGVDVFLKDAVEAGVDGLIIVDLPSEEDEELCIPAREAGINFIRLATPTTDDKRLPAVVHNSSGFLYYVSIAGTTGAAAPEPKDVAKALERIRKATDLPIAVGFGIRRGEQAAEIAKIADAAVVGTALVERVANATTPEEAVSSVTELAQELSAGVQSVTKN
- the trpB gene encoding tryptophan synthase subunit beta encodes the protein MSQQLNTYRAGPDETGHFGIFGGQFVAETLMPLILELNDAYEASKKDPEFAEQLNGLLKHYVGRESPLYFAERLTEHFGGAKIYLKREDLNHTGAHKINNCMGQILLALRMGKKRIIAETGAGQHGVATATVAARFGLPCTIYMGATDIARQQPNVFRMKLMGAEVIPVTSGSSTLKDAMNEALRDWVTNVDDTFYIIGTVAGPHPYPQLVRDFQNVIGEEVRSQIMKLEGRLPDTLLACIGGGSNAMGLFHPFLDDEKIDIYGVEAAGKGLDTDKHAASLKGGRPGVLHGNRTYLLQDDDGQIIEAHSISAGLDYPGIGPEHSWLNDTGRVEYVSATDDEALEAFQLCCRLEGIIPALESSHALAYLEKLAPNKPKDHIIVVNLSGRGDKDIFTVADALGVEL
- a CDS encoding phosphoribosylanthranilate isomerase; this encodes MGHVAVKICGLSDFTNLQVAVDVDVDYVGFVFFPKSPRSVTPEQAGQLASTVPAHVKKVALLVDADDDLILEVMKHVQPDILQLHGSETPDRVAEIKSLSQSQVMKALKIAEEADLDAAKSYFSVCDMLLFDAKAPKDLKNALPGGNGLVFDWRMLQNREFPLPWMLAGGLDTENVEQAVEISGATIVDTSSGAEFWAGVKDPDMIRDFVQKVHSI
- the pyrF gene encoding orotidine-5'-phosphate decarboxylase, coding for MRQIPSNPVFTAIDKNDLSAAKDVANAIDGLTGGIKLGKEFFTAFGPEGIMKVVGNKTPLFLDLKFHDIPNTVAGAVRAATQTMSPNMMTIHASGGPAMIRAAADAAAEFGASAPWILAVTVLTSMDDADLNAVGVNDQASDQVLRLAALAKENGADGVICSPLEIAALRREFGPDFKLVVPGIRPAGSDHGDQKRVKTPPEALNDGADYLVIGRPIAAAVDPKKAVTDVLESLS
- a CDS encoding glutathione S-transferase family protein, giving the protein MSAPLTVHQFPAFINMQPSPFGLKLETWLRMNKLPYDVEFSPMKMGPKGKVPFVSFDNQVMGDSELIIEALQAKHGLKEEGLNPEDKAKGLLVRRMVEEHLYFILVYSRWADPVGWEPFKKLVFSGVPFFIRGFISNKAHKAMGALLKSQGIARHTRDEIYQMAEDDLNTLSTILGEGTYFLGDSPTLTDASAYGLLANILYDPTQTRLLEILKKSPNLIQYSERMKSGFWSDASRGGGEKTKFTP
- a CDS encoding helix-turn-helix transcriptional regulator; this translates as MRRADRLFQLIQILQRQDGIVTADKLAEEMELSERTIYRYIQDLIANRVPIKGERGVGYMLDKGYDMPPLMFTEEEIDALMLGASWVVNNGDPHIKRAASDILKKVEAVLPADRRSLMQKARQVVPIVESAPEISISMPEVRQAIREQKKARTKYVREDGAASERILYPLLTVFFQNIQLLVCWCELRQSFRNFRMDRFQEFEMLEEGFPANVARDLDVYLKRQRQATEENQT
- a CDS encoding lipopolysaccharide assembly protein LapA domain-containing protein — encoded protein: MKYISWAFLAILGLIIITLSIGNRDTVTFSLFPLPFVMDIPLFILILSGGFLGVILGAFRTWMADGKARRENRANKQEVLRLKGVVSRLEREMAAQDAAIAKDADHLLKLADHRKDSAA
- the ihfB gene encoding integration host factor subunit beta; the protein is MIKSELIALLAEKNPNLYLRDVEQIVTTIFDEISDAMARGDRVELRGFGAFSTKERAARVGRNPRTGEAVQVEKKYVPYFKCGKELRERLNSK